The following proteins are co-located in the Osmia bicornis bicornis unplaced genomic scaffold, iOsmBic2.1, whole genome shotgun sequence genome:
- the LOC123989262 gene encoding uncharacterized protein LOC123989262, with translation MDKRTASVRLRPRSIKRIPYLLNLLRNSTPRDFVRKPRCIQEVKQWKAVEFRNFLLYTGPIVLKHSLPENLYHHFLMLHVAITILVRPDLCKTESINYAEALLKHFVLLFEILYGKKFISHNVHNLLHVCSDVKVYGPLDKFSAFRFENYMMSIKRLIRKNDKPLQQLIKRYAEKENIAFLLSKKESNYNNENLYSLKYLHNDGPIPDKIKSLWKVVREDKQCEARPGK, from the coding sequence ATGGACAAAAGGACCGCTTCTGTACGTTTAAGACCAAGATCAATAAAAAGAATACCATATTTATTAAATCTGCTTAGAAATAGTACACCAAGAGATTTTGTTAGAAAGCCAAGATGTATACAAGAAGTTAAACAATGGAAAGCTGTAGAATTCCGAAATTTCCTTTTATATACGGGACCTATTGTTTTGAAACATTCATTACCAGAAAATCTGTATCACCATTTTCTTATGCTTCATGTAGCCATTACAATTCTTGTTCGTCCAGATTTATGTAAAACGGAATCTATTAATTATGCAGAGGCTTTACTTAAACATTTCGTCTTATTATTTGAGATATTGTATggtaaaaaatttatatcacacAATGTCCACAACCTATTACATGTATGCTCAGATGTAAAAGTATATGGTCCGCTAGATAAGTTCAGTGCATTTCGTTTTGAGAACTACATGATGTCCATTAAAAGACTAATAAGAAAGAACGATAAGCCTCTGCAACAATTGATAAAAAGATAcgcagaaaaagaaaatattgcttTTCTGTTATCAAAAAAAGAATCTAATtacaataatgaaaatttatattcactaaaatatttacataatgaTGGACCAATTcctgataaaataaaatcattatgGAAAGTCGTAAGAGAGGACAAACAGTGCGAAGCGAGGCCCGGAAAGTAA
- the LOC114881292 gene encoding uncharacterized protein C21orf140 homolog: MDNAPYHTVQINKPPTAYGKKSDMIKWLEDNNIQHAATMKKYQLVELIQRNKSLDKTYKVDELFKTHGHNVLRLPPYMCELNPIELAWAKVKRIIRENNTSTLTAIELTNLTAKAINDVSTEDWVGFCKHVQNIEKQYIERDNAIENVIRNVCIEKMLMFYINY; this comes from the coding sequence ATGGACAATGCTCCGTACCACACGGTACAAATTAATAAACCACCAACCGCATATGGAAAAAAATCTGATATGATAAAGTGGTTAGAAGATAACAATATCCAGCACGCAGCCACCATGAAGAAATATCAACTGGTGGAATtgatacaaagaaataaaagtcTGGACAAAACATATAAGGTGGACGAGTTATTCAAAACGCATGGACATAATGTCCTTAGATTGCCACCGTATATGTGCGAATTAAATCCGATTGAATTAGCATGGGCGAAAGTAAAAAGGATTATTCGAGAAAATAATACGTCGACACTCACAGCAATCGAATTAACAAATTTGACCGCAAAAGCGATTAATGACGTATCAACAGAGGACTGGGTAGGATTTTGTAAACACGTGCagaatattgaaaagcaaTACATCGAAAGAGACAACGCTATAGAAAATGTGATTAGAAATGTGTGTATAGAAAAAATGTTaatgttttatattaattactaa